Proteins from a genomic interval of Benincasa hispida cultivar B227 chromosome 7, ASM972705v1, whole genome shotgun sequence:
- the LOC120081727 gene encoding ATP synthase subunit beta, mitochondrial — protein sequence MASRRLLYSLLRSSARRASSRSPLSHPNPRISPTTTSRASPYGYILSRVAEYATSAAAAAPPSPPPPAKDAGKGGKITDEFTGAGAVGQVCQVIGAVVDVRFDEGLPPILTALEVLDHSIRLVLEVAQHLGENMVRTIAMDGTEGLVRGQRVLNTGSPITVPVGRATLGRIINVIGEPIDERGDLKTDHFLPIHREAPAFVEQATEQQILVTGIKVVDLLAPYQRGGKIGLFGGAGVGKTVLIMELINNVAKAHGGFSVFAGVGERTREGNDLYREMIESGVIKLGDKQADSKCALVYGQMNEPPGARARVGLTGLTVAEHFRDAEGQDVLLFIDNIFRFTQANSEVSALLGRIPSAVGYQPTLATDLGGLQERITTTKKGSITSVQAIYVPADDLTDPAPATTFAHLDATTVLSRQISELGIYPAVDPLDSTSRMLSPHILGEDHYNTARGVQKVLQNYKNLQDIIAILGMDELSEDDKLTVARARKIQRFLSQPFHVAEVFTGAPGKYVELKESITSFQGVLDGKYDDLPEQSFYMVGGIEEVIAKAEKIAKESAA from the exons ATGGCTTCACGTAGACTTCTCTACTCTCTTCTCAGATCCTCCGCCCGAAGAGCTTCCTCCAGATCTCCTCTTTCCCATCCCAATCCAAGGATTTCTCCCACTACAACCTCACGCGCTTCTCCTTATGGGTATATTCTCTCTCGCGTAGCTGAGTATGCGACTTCTGCTGCGGCGGCTGCGCCTCCATCACCACCGCCTCCGGCCAAGGACGCTGGAAAAGGAGGGAAGATCACTGATGAGTTTACTGGTGCTGGTGCGGTCGGACAGGTCTGTCAGGTGATCGGTGCTGTTGTCGATGTGAGATTTGATGAAGGATTGCCGCCTATCTTGACGGCTCTTGAGGTGCTTGACCATTCGATCCGTTTAGTGCTCGAGGTTGCTCAGCATTTGGGGGAGAACATGGTTAGGACTATTGCTATGGATGGGACTGAAGGGCTTGTTAGAGGACAGCGTGTGCTCAATACTGGTTCTCCTATCACT GTGCCTGTCGGTAGGGCTACACTTGGCCGTATCATAAATGTTATTGGAGAACCCATTGATGAGAGAGGCGATCTTA AGACGGACCACTTCCTACCAATTCATAGAGAAGCTCCAGCATTTGTTGAGCAGGCAACGGAACAGCAAATTCTTGTCACTGGTATCAAG GTTGTTGACCTTCTTGCACCATACCAAAGAGGAGGAAAGATTGGGCTGTTTGGTGGTGCTGGTGTAGGAAAGACTGTTCTGATTATGGAACTTATTAACAATGTAGCCAAAGCTCATG GTGGATTTTCCGTGTTTGCTGGTGTTGGGGAACGGACGCGCGAAGGCAATGACTTGTACAGGGAAATGATTGAAAGTGGTGTCATCAAGCTAGGTGACAAACAG GCTGATAGCAAATGTGCCCTTGTCTATGGTCAAATGAATGAGCCCCCGGGTGCTCGTGCTCGTGTTGGTCTTACTGGACTAACTGTGGCTGAGCACTTCCGTGATGCTGAAGGGCAAGATGTGCTTCTCTTCATTGACAACATTTTCCGTTTTACCCAG GCTAACTCAGAAGTGTCTGCTTTGCTTGGTCGTATCCCATCTGCTGTCGGTTACCAACCAACCCTTGCTACTGATCTTGGAGGCCTTCAAGAGCGTATCACAACCACAAAGAAAGGTTCTATCACTTCAGTTCAAGCTATCTACGTGCCTGCTGATGACTTGACAGATCCTGCCCCTGCTACCACATTTGCTCACTTGGATGCAACAACTGTGTTGTCTCGACAG ATCTCTGAGCTTGGTATCTATCCTGCTGTCGATCCATTGGACTCTACATCTCGAATGCTTTCTCCTCATATTTTGGGAGAGGATCACTATAATACTGCTCGTGGGGTACAGAAGGTCCTTCAAAATTACAAGAACTTGCAAGATATTATTGCCATTTTGGGTATGGATGAGCTTAGTGAAGATGACAAGTTGACGGTTGCACGTGCTCGTAAGATCCAAAGGTTCTTGAGTCAGCCTTTCCATGTCGCAGAAGTGTTCACGGGTGCTCCCGGAAAATACGTCGAGTTGAAAGAGAGCATTACCAGCTTCCAG GGGGTGTTGGATGGGAAGTACGATGATCTTCCAGAACAATCATTTTACATGGTCGGAGGTATTGAGGAAGTGATTGCCAAGGCAGAGAAGATCGCCAAGGAATCTGCTGCATAG